DNA from Rosa rugosa chromosome 6, drRosRugo1.1, whole genome shotgun sequence:
AAGAACTTAATTTGCAGCGAACCTTGTCTACAATAGCCCTGAAGTATGCCGTTTTAGGCCTCCCAAAAATATTGGGACCCCCAAATAATTAAAGGGCACACAACCTTCTCTAATGCCAAGAATATGTTGAATAGCAGTTGCTCTTGGTCTTGCATATCTTCCTAAGAAAACAGAGGACTTTGTTTTATTAACCACCTGCCCTGAGTTTGCTGCATATTCTTGAAGAAACCTATTTAGAGCCCGTAGCCCCCTGGAGTTACCCTGCATAAAAATCATCACGTCGTCTGCATATAAGACATTGGAaggaggttgcagcttcttaggGGCAGCGATGCTCTTGATTTTTCCCCTACTCACTAGATCACAAAGCCCCCTGCTGAGAACCTCTTCTGCAAGGCAGAAAAGAAGAGGGGATAAAGGGTCCCCCTGACGAACCCCTCTAGAGCAGTTGAAGAACCCACAAGGTGTCCCATTAACTGACACAGACAGTCTAGCTGAGTGCAGAACACTTTGAATCCAATTTACAAAAGTAGAGCAAAAACCAAAAGATCGTAGAACTCGAGTTAAAAATTCCCAATCTAATGTGTCAAATGCCTTGCTAATATCAATCTTAATAGCAATATTCCCTCCCGCACACTGCCGATCTAATAAATTCATACACTCAGATGTCAAAATAATTGAGTCAGCTATGGACCTACCTCTGATAAATGCACTCTGGCTTGGCGAAACAATTCTCATAGCAACTGAACAAAGTCTTTCAGCAAGAATTTTAGTGATCACCTTAAAGACAAAATTTGCAAGAGCAAGAGGTCTAAAGTCGGCCAGTCCGTCTGCGTTCTCCTTCTTCGGAATAAGAATAATGagattggaattaaaattaggTGGAATAAACCCCGAAGCAAAGAAAGATTGTACTGCGGCAATCACCTCGTTAGAAACCACACCCCAACAGTGTTGGAAGAAACATCCTCCAAAACCATCAGGCCCAGGGGCACTGAAACCATCCATAGCTGAAACTGTCGCAGAGATCTCCTCCGAGCTAGGGAGAGCAACGAGCATATTATTTTCCTCCATAGTAACAAGGTTAGGGATCACCCTTTCCACTAGTCCAGAATTTATAATAATGGGGTCTTTAGTGAATGCATCAGTATAGTGTTGAACAACCCTACTCGCAATTAGCACTTGGTCTTGAATTATCACATTGCCAACCCTAAGAGACACCAACGGTTTTTGTAGTCTCCGAATCCTGATCATATTGTGAAGAAAGGAAGTATTCCTGTCACCATCAACTAACCATCGGACTCTAGCTTTATGACGGAGGAAACTATCTTGCATGGAGAGCGCAAGAAGATAATTAGAATTGGCAGCCTCCTCACAGTGGAGCAATTCCTGAGAAGGACCCCGAGCAGAAATTTCATGTTGAATACCATCCAACACCTCTCTAGTATCCTCCACTCTTTGATTGACATCTCCAAAAGTCGTCCTATTCCAGTTCTTTAAAAACCCCTTTAAAGCTTGAAGCTTAGCTGCAAGGACGAACATTGGACACCCTGAGAACTGAACTTGGCCCCAAAAATCTCTTACCATTGAAAGGAAGTCCTGGTGTTGAAGCCACATGCGCTGAAAGCGAAAAGGAGATTTAGCAATGCTCAGTAGCTTAGAGAAGGTAATAAGAAGGGGACAATGATCTGAAGTAGCTTTTGTTAGAGTACGGCATTCAAGTTGCGGCCAAGCCTCAATCCAATCCAAATTTCCAAGAGCCCGATCAAGTCTTACATTTGTTCTGCCATTAGACCACGTGTAGGATAGGCCTTTTGTCTCAATATCAAGTAAACTGCAATTTGTGCACATCTGCTGGAACTCAGAGCAGGAAGTAACGCTTGGAGCATTACCACCGCGTTTTTCATGAGCGCCCAAAATGCAATTAAAGTCCCCAAAGACAAGCCAAGGCCCATGAACAATAGTCTCCTTAATGCTAGCCAACTCATTCCAAAGAATACGACGGCCAGATATTGTTGTTTTAGCATATACTGTAGTCAAAACACAACTGACTCCCTCGAAAGAGCCAGAAATAGTGATTTGCTGCTCAGTTGAAGAAACCACTTGAAATCTGAAATCAACATGACAAAGAAACCAGATATTGGGGTCATGTGATCCCCTATTATTAGTAGCAAAAGGGACTAAACCCAAGGATCTCCAGAAAGAAACTGAAATAGAAGAAATCATCACAAAAGGTTCCGACAGACAAACAATAGCAGGCCTGTGAGAACGTACCATACGCTTGAAAGCCCGTTTTGTATCCTCATTGGCAAAACCACGGGCATTCCAGTAtaaaatcttcatttaaaaagaGATATGTTTGGCTCCCTTATTCAGGAGAGCCTGGCTTGTTACAGGTTTGCGTTGCATAAACTTTTCCTTTGCTTTGACAGATTGCTTGTTAAGCCTCTTTGTCTTTTTGGAAATCACAGGAGTGAATTCACCTTCTTCCACATCATCCTCCTGGACTTGATCGACAATCTTGGTAGGATCATATGGTGGAGTGTTGGAGCATTGAGATGGCTCCTCCATCACGTCTTTCAATCTAGGAAACCCAGGAGGTACACTCTCAGAAGAGGAGTTGGACACCTGTTGGAATAACTCTGAATGCTTTTGCCCTAGCATAGAAGAGCCATAGGCATCACTCCTCCCTATCTGTTCAATTGCCCCCAAACCAACTGCAGCATCCTGTACCGTGGTATGCTCAATCACTGGCTCCACAGCTGGCACATGCACCATCATTGGATCATGCATAATGGCTAGGGTATCATTCTGTTGGGCACCGGTTGCAGCAACGTCCGCAGCCATTGCAGATAGCAAAGGCTCTGAGTCACACACATGTTCAAAGCCACGCTCAGGGACATCGTCTAGTTTTGAGGACTGCACAATGTTCCGATCGCGTACCTCAGCCTTCGCCTGTGCAAATGGACGTCTACTCCTGCGCGACCTTCTTGCGTTACGTTTCTTTGACCCGGAGCGCTCGGTTGAACGACCCCGATCAACTGTATCAGCAAGCCTTTCTTCCTCCAAAGACATTGATCTACACGAAGCAGCAATATGACCAATAATCccacatctgctgcaaacatgagGCACAGACTCCAACTCAACCCCAACAACCACAACTTCACCATTCGCTCTAGTGATTCTGAGTTTATCCAGGGGAGTTTGCGAGAAATCAACATCTACAAGGATTCTAGCATACATGCCAACAGTGCGGTTCTTTGTACGGGGATCCAGTTTCAATGGCGTGCCAATGCCAGCAGCAATTTCGAATAGGGTTTGATGATCCCAGAAAGCAAACCCCAAGTCCCAAAATCGGACCCAAACCTGCCCAAACGTGTTCCTGTAGGTCGATGGCGAGAAGCTCGGCGACCACTTGATGAGCCTGAGCATCCCAGTTTGAAGACGTAGTGATCCCATAGACCAGAGTTGTTGCATATCAGCTAGGGTTTTAAATTGGAGCATGAAAAAACCCCTGCCCAGAGGCGCAACAGTCCATTCTCCCAAGGATGACCAACACTTTCTAAGTTGTTGAACAAGATCCGGTGTTCTGATAGGAGCGGTTACGCGACCTACCAAATTCGTTTTGCATCTCTCCATCCCTCGACGAAAAGGTTCCTCAGAGATTCGAATGGAAACCAAACCCTCCTCCTCAAAAGGAGTTGGCAGGTCATCTATTACAAAGTTAAGGGGTGAGTTATCAGAAAGAATAGCCGCATAGGAGGTAGACGGGGTTTTTGGACTTGCGTCTGccatccctaaaccctaatccgTCTTCCCTCTGagcctctatctctctctccactATCAATCAaatgtttttcttttcaaactCCATCATTTCCTACATTTGAAGAACTAGTGACGACACCCTCATCGGTTTCCATATAAATGTCTCTTATCAAATCCTTAATGATAAGAAAGAAACCttaggaagaaaagaaaaacactcAGCTTTCAAGATGGTTTTGGTAAGGTTTGTGATCGGGATCCCCTTTTCGATTTTTGAAACGTTTGAAAGTACAGGGTTGACACTGAAGGAAATTATCAAAAATTGGTATGGGATACCCGTGGAGCAGCAAAACCTCTATATCCCAGAACCGCATGATGGTGAATCCATATTTGAATTAGATGAAATTAATCGAGGATGACATACTATTGGTTTCATTGGATCTTGTACAGTTCGACACTGTCATGGTAAAACTCAGTTGGCTTCCCGTGGACGACCCGAACAGCTCTCTGAGCACGGCTGAGAGTGTGTTCCGCATAAATCCGGTGTGAGCCATGAATAACGAAAAAAGAATCTCAAAAGCCATCTTTGATAATTATATGAAACAAATATTAGGATAACCAAAAATTATCTCGATCTGAAATTTAAAATATGAAACCCTTTAAATTTCTTTGtcaaattaattaataaagaaaagaacgaGAGAGTTCAAACATTATTTCTTCTGTTATTGAATTTGTGAAGAAGAAAttctttttagattttttttttttttcaaatgacTTAATAACGATAGCGAATGCATTTAGGATGAAAATAACTTAACAAATTAGTATTAAAAGAGGTGGCTTTGTTTACCATTAGATTACTTGGATGAAGaggattttatgaaatttacaAACTTTATGGCtccctcactttagaggagctggATTTATTGAAGAAAAGGATAAAAGGGTGTCATGCGTTTGCAATTATTGATATTTGAAAAGTTTCAGTAAAATATATTATGGCTCCGCTAGTCCACATGAGCTTCAAATCTTCTGTCCCCATTTCCCTGTCTCCCTATAAAATTTTGACACTTGGCATTTGTTTCCTACTCAGCCTAACAATCTCTTACCAGCCTACTAACCCTGTTAAACTCTAACTCAACTCTAACTCAACCCTAACCCAACATCTCTAAATTAAAAAGATAAatttatatttacaaaaaataCAGTGAATACTAAACGTCGACCAAAACACTAAACCAacgactcttcttcttctttttcttcttcttctgtctgGGTGGCTTGACTGGAACTCCTCTTCAAAAATGCCATAGCTATAATCAGAAGACGACCATGAGTACTACGTCGAACCTCATCATGATTTGAAACCAATTGATCGCATATTGGTATATTGCATCCTTCTGcattttcatttgttttctaGGGTGAATCGTTTCACCATTCTTACACTTGCCAATCATGAAACATGAATCTCATGTGCCATCAAACTCAAAAAACTTAGCAATATCAACACCGGTAAGTATTGatattccttctttttttcttactataattatatatgtgtACGTTTTTGTGTATATACATATGGACAGCTTTGCGTTTAATTCATTGTGAAGTCCTTCAATTTTGATAGACAAAGCAACTGTTCAATTTAgttattttccaattttttttttccatatatCTTCATGCAAAGCTTTGGCCCAAAGCTCTTATGTAATGGATATGATTGAATGCCCTAGAGACTTGCTGGCGAATAACTATTATCATAGATCATTCAATGAACGTACATACCAGTTTGGCAGATAGTTGTGATTGTGGAAGCTATTATCTAATATATTATTGATCTTATATTTCTTTTAAGGACATGGAAGCAACAGATAGTTGTGATTGTCAAATATTTAGTAAATTGGATTTTGGGAGTGGTATAGACTTGAATGGTTCTGTAGAAGTTAAAAATAATGAAGTTAGAGGTAGTGAAGAAGAGTCAGAAGAAGCCACAAAACTTAATGAAACGACTGATTCAATTCATTCCAGAATGCGTCAAGAATTGATTCCTGTAGTTGGTATGGATTTTGAAACAGAAGATGATGCACATGCTTTTTACAATTGATATGCATATAGATTTGGTTTCAGTACTAGATTAAGTAAAGCACATAAATCCACCAGTAGCCTATTGAGGGATAGGCTCTTTGTTTGCTCAGCCGAAGGTAAACGTGGAAGAGACAAGCGAAATCTATATGTCAAATCTCATCGTGCTGAGACAAGATTTGGTTGTAGAGCTAAGATGAAAATTAGGTATGATTTGTTATCCAGAAAGTATAGTGTTGTGGAATTTGTTGCTGATCATACCCATGTGACTTCAACTCCTAGTAAGACCCATCTTTTTAGGTCTCATGGGAAAATCTCTCTTGCACAAATTGTTCAAGCTGATATGGCTTACGATTCAGgaatcaatccaaaaaaaactCTTGAACTATTGAGTAGACAAGCTGGTGGACGTGAGCATTTGGGATTTATTCCAGAAGATTATAGGAATTATttacgttcaaagcaaacaagaGAAATGAAGTCAGGGGATACTGGTGGTGTTTTAGAATATGTACAAAGAATGCAGTTGAATGATCCAAATTTTGTTTATGCAATACAAGTGGATGAGGATGATTTGATAACCAATATTTTCTGGGCTGATGCAAAGATGATGGTAGACTATGATTACTTTGGTGATGTAGTATGTTTTGATACCACttacaagaaaaataaagaaggcAGACCTTTTGCGATGTTTGTTGGTGTCAAGAATCATAAGCAAACACTTATATTTGGTGATGCATTGTTATATGATGAGACCGCTGAAACTTTCATGTGGTTGTTTGATACCTTTGCAAATACAATGTCTGGAAAGACACCAAAGAGCATTTTGACTGACCAAGATCCCGCAATGGCTAAAGCGTTAGCTTCACAATGGCCAGATCGAAACACATCATCGACTATGCATTTGGCACATATATCAAAATGCAGCTAAGCATCTTAGTAATGTGACGTTTGAGAAATTTAAGGATTTTGCTGAAGACTTTAGCAGTATCATATATGATTATGAAGATGTTGAAGACTTTTTAATTGCTTGGAAGAAGATGCTTGAAAAATACAATCTCCAAGAAAATAAATGGTTAGGCCGGTTATTTGATTTGAAGGAGAAATGGGCTTTAGTTTATGGGCGAGAAACATTCTGCGCAGATATTACCACCACCCAACGCAGCGAAAGCATGAATAATTCTATCAAGAAGTATGTGAGTTACAAGTATGATTTGCTGCGATTTTTTCGTCACTTTCAGAGATTACTTGATGACCGTCGTTATAATGAGTCAGTAGCAGATTTTAAAGCAAGTCAGACCACTCCTGCATTGTCATTCCCAGTGAAAATATTAAGGAATGCAGCAAAAGTGTACACACCAGCAGTGTTTCAATGGTTCCAAGTTGAGTTGTGTAAAGCTCATGACTGTACCTTGAAGTTATTTGGTGAGATTGGAACGATGCGCATATATGAAGTTATCGCTCATGGAAAGCGTTTCCACCATACAGTAACATTTGACTAAGTTGATAATACTATCTCATGCACTTGTAAGAATTTTGAGTTTGCTGGAATTTTGTGTTCACATGCTTTAAAGATTCTCTCGACAAATAATATCAAGACCATTCCTAGTCAACACATCTCAAAGAGATGGATAAAGGATATTAGAGATCAAAGAGCAAAGGTGTCTTGTCCAAATGCAAATGATGATGACCAGAAAGCAAAAATAGCAAGGCTTTACAGAGAATTGGCTCGATTACATACTGAACTTGCAACAAGTACTGCTGAATCTGATGAAGCTTATGAAATTGCTACAGTGGCCCTTCACAAGACATTAGCAGATGTTAAGGCATCTTTAAAGAAAAAGATCAATCAAGAAGCACCTCAAGTTGCCTCACCGATCATCAATAGTGCACTTGAGGTTATTTTTGATAATTTTGATGATCATAGGGTCAGAGGAATCAAGGTTAAAGAAAGAATTGTTCGTAAGGAGGAATTTGTTAGACCAAAGAATGCTCTGGAAAAGCTTTTAGGAAACAAAAGGCATAAGAAAGAGGTAGATACTTATCGAGACACCAAAGAGAACCAAAATTAGATCATTCCAATGTGAACTCCACATGTATTTCTTCTACACAAGTTCAACTCTATTCGACACAACAAATGGAACTGCAAACACATCCTTCACTTCTTAATTCCACAAGCGCTCTTGcttcacaaaatcaattgaaTGAAAAGGTATGGAATTCTTTCTTaattaaatgttttttttttattttggcttcgttgttgaagacttgttcttttatttctttatgaTGTACTTATTCATTCACTTTACTGAATTACTAGGAGGACAATGTTACAAAGTCTGGTATGGACATATCCTGTAAAAATAGATGTTTAGCTCCACCATCACACTTTCTTCAGGTAGtagaaattttttattattctaaAAGTTCCATCCATTTGTACTTGCTTAGATTTATTCGGTGTTGATCTAAAAATATGTGCACCAGAATCCTATTTCTACCATGCATGCTACAATGGAGCAGAAGCAAAATATGTTACATGGAGCTCAATTTTCTGAGATAACATTGTATAGTTATATTAATTATATTGTTGTCTGGTTGCTGGAGCTATGCATCATAGTAACATTTTTACTTGACCATCCTTAAATACACCAGATTCTTCATATCAATAATTCAACTCACAAGCCAAATGCTTTGCCTCCACAAATGCAATTCACACCACCATTTCAATATGTCCAGGTTTCTTCAAGTGTCTCTAAAGGtctctatttttattaataCGTTTCTGGCATGCTTGATTAATGCTTATTACTTTTATTATACGTTTGTTTGTGGGACTCCAAATATACCCACAGAATTTAGGAGGTTTCAATGTTgtaacaaatcatccccaaggTTCTGTAATGAATTATCAGCAAGGTTCTATGACGAATTATCAACAAGGTTCCATCTATAAGTTTGACTCGTTCAGGTACTCATATATTGAAATAGTTAGTGTGTTTACTGTATTGATTCCATGAAATTTCATATAACTAGCTACATTATGTGAGTGCAGGCACAATTTCTATTGAAGAAGGATTAGATTTGCTTTACACAAACTCTCAAGTGCCAAGATGAATCATGAAATCAAAGAGCATGATGATCAATGAGATGAAAGTTGAAATTTTCTAGATTGTTTTGACAGTTCAAAAATGCTATGCAGAGACATAATATGAACCTTTCGattattatttgttttcttttgttttgtgatACATCTTCAGTGATGTTAAATTATCTAATCAAATTCAAATGGTTGTTGTTCTGTTAgactctttttcttcttttttggctaaatcaatttgtttgtttgttttggcaTTCGAGGGCTTACATGTTCTTTTTGCCCATACCAGCAAAGTATCTCAAACTCATCTTTGACTCTATATTGTCTGTGAAGTAAATTGAGTTTTCTCAACAATCTGAAGACTTAGGGGAGGACAACGACATTGAATGATGATTTCCACCACAAAACAAAACCTGATCATGCAAGCATTTCACTTTCTCTCATACTTCACTATTGGCATTTAGTAAATATACGTCTGGTATTCAATGtattttttgtaaatataaatTTATCTTTTTAATATAGAGATGTTGGGTTAGGGTTGAGTTAGAGTTGAGTTAGAGTTTAACGGGGTTAGTAGGCTGGTAAGAGATGGTTAGGCTAAGTAGGCAACAAATGCCAAGTGTCAAAATTTTATAGGGAGATAGGGAAGGGGATAGGGAAATGGGGACAAAAGATTTGAAGCCGTACGTCCACATGCATTCTGATAAATGAGTTTTAGAAAAGCAACCCATTAGCTGCTTTCAGAAAAACTGCAATCTCAAGCCGATCACATTTAAAAAGCAATTTTATTATGATGTACCAAACACCATTTCAAGTCAAAACGGTTAAAATAATTGATTTTATCTACGAAAACACATAAATAAATGGAGCCTTAGGCATATGAGGAAGGAAGATTGGTATGCCTCATCTAGCTACCTCTTGATGCTCCATGACTCCATGTATTACCGATCAAGTCCTACATATACTAACTAGCCCTACCGCTGTCACGTGCTTTAGTATTGACAACCACCTTATCATTTTATCGGTACTTTatcatttttcttaattttttttttcttttcttagctGCCTA
Protein-coding regions in this window:
- the LOC133716449 gene encoding uncharacterized protein LOC133716449 — its product is MADASPKTPSTSYAAILSDNSPLNFVIDDLPTPFEEEGLVSIRISEEPFRRGMERCKTNLVGRVTAPIRTPDLVQQLRKCWSSLGEWTVAPLGRGFFMLQFKTLADMQQLWSMGSLRLQTGMLRLIKWSPSFSPSTYRNTFGQVWVRFWDLGFAFWDHQTLFEIAAGIGTPLKLDPRTKNRTVGMYARILVDVDFSQTPLDKLRITRANGEVVVVGVELESVPHVCSRCGIIGHIAASCRSMSLEEERLADTVDRGRSTERSGSKKRNARRSRRSRRPFAQAKAEVRDRNIVQSSKLDDVPERGFEHVCDSEPLLSAMAADVAATGAQQNDTLAIMHDPMMVHVPAVEPVIEHTTVQDAAVGLGAIEQIGRSDAYGSSMLGQKHSELFQQVSNSSSESVPPGFPRLKDVMEEPSQCSNTPPYDPTKIVDQVQEDDVEEGEFTPVISKKTKRLNKQSVKAKEKFMQRKPVTSQALLNKGAKHISF
- the LOC133716450 gene encoding protein FAR1-RELATED SEQUENCE 2-like, whose product is MKIRYDLLSRKYSVVEFVADHTHVTSTPSKTHLFRSHGKISLAQIVQADMAYDSGINPKKTLELLSRQAGGREHLGFIPEDYRNYLRSKQTREMKSGDTGGVLEYVQRMQLNDPNFVYAIQVDEDDLITNIFWADAKMMVDYDYFGDVVCFDTTYKKNKEGRPFAMFVGVKNHKQTLIFAKHLSNVTFEKFKDFAEDFSSIIYDYEDVEDFLIAWKKMLEKYNLQENKWLGRLFDLKEKWALVYGRETFCADITTTQRSESMNNSIKKYVSYKYDLLRFFRHFQRLLDDRRYNESVADFKASQTTPALSFPVKILRNAAKVYTPAVFQWFQVELCKAHDCTLKLFGEIGTMRIYEVIAHGKRFHHTILSTNNIKTIPSQHISKRWIKDIRDQRAKVSCPNANDDDQKAKIARLYRELARLHTELATSTAESDEAYEIATVALHKTLADVKASLKKKINQEAPQVASPIINSALEVIFDNFDDHRVRGIKVKERIVRKEEFVRPKNALEKLLGNKRHKKEVDTYRDTKENQN